One Alligator mississippiensis isolate rAllMis1 chromosome 1, rAllMis1, whole genome shotgun sequence genomic window carries:
- the LOC132249470 gene encoding LOW QUALITY PROTEIN: serine/threonine-protein kinase Chk2-like (The sequence of the model RefSeq protein was modified relative to this genomic sequence to represent the inferred CDS: inserted 1 base in 1 codon), with protein MSGPRQAAADPRPSIDPQRQRDSQSPEPRLMRAASRRRTPEPEDAPRTTTEHPERQRSPPDPHGASVTTAGPERRRPPDPGGPEDAPPRLSQATTFEAFEASVARLTQELSAAARPGQPRGNNNRPATRRDHRPQPQRRPRRQRYDPAAASRIQKLYFSRVFNPPTDAATPRPATVEALTPVPPAEGFEDTFTPQELGLPDGVTNLVRELYHGCTTTVRATDGETVEIPIRGSAVRKTPLKKADTEIRRLLKKWLHLPLRAINLFLSGRAARSGDVAGGESQPSQGGTDSSSSSSQGSSQSSSSSGTLSSLDTVPTQELPPIPEDQEPEEPAPRPWGRLWAIGGGFINYAGHXRSVSQAAHRGAGPHAVGLCNRLERAAMSDCVNDECWFGRDKSCDYSFSRIGLSKTGFYQNYSKKHFLIFKETGPQNSCVAYIEDHSVNGTFVNKELIGRGKRLPLTHNSEIALSVQSNKVFVFSDLMVDDQSGYPREFREKYIMSKTFGSGACGEVKLAFEKATCNKVAVKIINKRRFMTAAVREADPVFNVNTEIEILKKINHPCLIKIKNFFEAEDYYIILELMEEGELYDTVSRPIKMKEATCKLYFYQMLLAVKYLHDNGIIHRDLKPENVLLSSSEENCLIKITDFGQSKILGETSLMKTLCGTPTYLAPEVLNSLGTEGYSRAVDCWSLGVILFVCLCGYPPFNEQNTKLSLKEQITQGKYTFIPKEWKHVSNTALDLVKKLLVVDPNKRLTTEEALGHPWLQDEAVKDTFKQLQKQIGFSLDSSQASKVPTTMRKRLHDKEEEPGSPKRAFPSTSFKKPM; from the exons ATGTCGGGACCCCGACAGGCGGCGGCGGACCCCCGACCATCGATTGACCCCCagaggcagagagactctcaaAGCCCGGAACCCCGGCTGATGAGAGCCGCCTCCCGGCGGAGGACCCCGGAGCCCGAGGACGCCCCCCGGACAACGACGGAACATCCCGAGCGACAGCGGAGCCCTCCGGACCCCCATGGCGCCTCAGTGACGACGGCGGGCCCTGAACGGCGACGACCCCCGGACCCCGGGGGCCCCGAGGATGCCCCccccagg ctctcccaggccaccacCTTCGAGGCTTTCGAGGCCTCGGTGGCCCGGCTCACACAGGAGCTCTCGgcggccgcccggcccggccaaccCCGAGGAAACAACAACAGACCGGCGACGCGACGAGACCACAGGCCCCAACCGCAGAGGCGACCCAGGCGCCAGCGCTACGACCCAGCGGCAGCCTCccggatccagaagct atatttcagcagggtcttcaaccctCCAACGGATGCCGCCACCCCACGCCCTGCGACTGTCGAAGCGCTGACCCCCGTGCCCCCGGCAGAGGGGTTCGAGGATACCTTCACGCCGCAGGAG CTGGGCCTGCCGGACGGCGTTACCAACCTGGTGCGCGAGCTCTACCACGGCTGCACCACAACCGTCCGCGCCACCGACGGGGAGACCGTAGAGATCCCCATCCG aggctcggcggtccgCAAGACCCCACTCAAGAAGGCGGACACCGAGATCCGACGGCTGCTCAAAAAGTGGCTGCACCTCCCGCtgagggcca tcaatctgttcttatccGGTCGCGCCGCTCGCAGCGGCGATGTCGCGGGCGGCGAGTCGCAGCCTTCGCAGGGTGGGACGGACTCGTCGTCCAGCAGCTCGCAGGGCAGCAGCCAGTCGTCCTCCAGCTCGGGCACGCTCAGCTCCCTGGACACGGTGCCCacgcaggagctgccccccatcCCCGAGGACCAGGAGCCGGAGGAGCCGGCCCCGCGGCCGTGGGGGCGCCTCTGGGCCATTGGTGGAGGCTTCATCAACTACGCAGGGC AGCGCAGTGTAAGCCAAGCTGCCCACAGGGGAGCGGGTCCACATGCCGTTGGACTTTGTAACCGCCTTGAGAGAGCAGCGATGTCAGACTGTGTCAATGACGAGTGTTGGTTTGGCAGAGACAAAAGCTGTGACTACAGCTTTTCTAGGATAGGGCTGTCCAAGACAGGTTTCTACCAGAACTACAGCAAGAAGCATTTCCTAATTTTCAAGGAAACGGGACCACAAAACTCCTGCGTTGCCTACATAGAAGATCACAGTGTGAATGGGACCTTTGTAAATAAAGAGCTTATAGGAAGAGGGAAAAGGCTGCCGCTGACCCACAATTCTGAAATTGCACTGTCTGTACAGAGTAACAAAGTGTTTGTATTTTCTGATCTTATGGTGGATGATCAGTCGGGGTACCCCAGAGAATTCAGAGAGAAATATATCATGTCAAAAACTTTCGGAAGTGGTGCCTGTGGTGAAGTCAAACTGGCGTTTGAAAAGGCCACGTGTAATAAAGTTGCTGTAAAGATAATCAATAAACGGAGATTTATGACAGCTGCTGTGAGAGAGGCAGATCCAGTGTTCAATGTGAATACAGAAATAGAgattttgaagaaaataaatcACCCCTGCTTAATCAAGATTAAAAACTTCTTTGAAGCAGAAGACTATTACATTATTTTGGAATTGATGGAAGAAGGAGAATTATATGACACAGTGTCAAGACCAATCAAGATGAAAGAAGCTACCTGCAAGCTGTATTTTTATCAGATGCTGTTGGCTGTAAAGTACCTTCATGACAATGGTATTATACACCGGGATCTCAAACCAGAGAATGTGTTACTTTCATCTTCTGAAGAAAATTGCCTTATAAAGATTACAGATTTTGGACAATCCAAGATTCTTGGAGAAACCTCTCTTATGaaaacattgtgtggcactcccACGTACCTTGCCCCTGAGGTTCTAAATTCCCTTGGGACTGAAGGCTACAGCCGTGCTGTGGACTGTTGGAGTTTAGGAGTTATTCTTTTTGTATGCTTATGTGGATATCCTCCCTTCAATGAACAAAATACTAAACTGTCTCTGAAAGAGCAGATCACTCAAGGAAAATACACATTTATTCCAAAGGAATGGAAGCATGTGTCTAATACAGCTTTGGACCTCGTGAAGAAGCTGCTGGTTGTGGACCCAAATAAACGACTTACAACAGAAGAAGCCTTAGGGCATCCCTGGCTTCAAGATGAGGCTGTGAAGGATACGTTTAAACAACTACAAAAGCAAATAGGGTTCTCTCTGGATTCTTCCCAGGCATCAAAAGTGCCAACTACAATGAGAAAACGTCTCCATGACAAGGAAGAGGAGCCCGGATCTCCTAAGCGTGCTTTTCCTTCCACGTCATTTAAGAAACCAatgtga